One Comamonas endophytica DNA window includes the following coding sequences:
- the infA gene encoding translation initiation factor IF-1, with protein sequence MAKEELIEMQGSVTEVLPDSRFRVTLENGHQLIAYTGGKMRKHHIRILAGDKVSLEMSPYDLTKGRITFRHLAGRGPGPSPR encoded by the coding sequence ATGGCCAAAGAAGAACTGATTGAAATGCAAGGCTCCGTCACGGAAGTCCTGCCCGACTCGCGCTTTCGCGTGACGCTGGAAAACGGACACCAGCTGATTGCCTACACCGGCGGCAAGATGCGCAAGCACCACATCCGCATCCTGGCCGGCGACAAGGTCTCGCTGGAGATGTCCCCCTACGACCTGACCAAGGGCCGCATCACCTTCCGCCACCTGGCCGGCCGCGGCCCGGGCCCCTCGCCCCGCTGA
- a CDS encoding phosphoadenylyl-sulfate reductase, whose product MSGGTSSLLSVAGVGSAAPASARQAVRSNARASADFAAKLAQTGQLLRQAALHGSGEGGVTQASSLGAEDVVITHLINALALDIPVFVLETGALHRETLALLERTEATSRAPVRVYRPQHEQVIDFVRREGQDAMYRSLELRKQCCGIRKMEPLARALAGKSAWITGLRREQSNARADVPAIDTSEVETKGLTKYNPLADWTWGDVWHYIATNDVDYNPLHDQFYPSVGCAPCTRAISLGEDFRAGRWWWEDEAAKECGLHVKAA is encoded by the coding sequence ATGTCCGGCGGCACCAGTTCCTTGTTGTCCGTTGCTGGCGTTGGCTCGGCCGCCCCGGCTTCGGCGCGCCAGGCGGTGCGCAGCAATGCGCGCGCCAGCGCCGATTTCGCCGCCAAACTCGCGCAGACCGGGCAGCTGCTGCGCCAGGCCGCGCTGCATGGCAGCGGCGAGGGCGGCGTGACGCAGGCCTCGAGCCTGGGCGCCGAGGACGTGGTCATCACCCACCTCATCAATGCGCTGGCGCTGGACATTCCCGTGTTCGTGCTTGAAACCGGCGCCCTGCACCGCGAGACGCTGGCGCTGCTCGAGCGCACCGAAGCCACTTCGCGCGCGCCGGTACGCGTCTACCGCCCGCAGCACGAGCAGGTCATTGACTTCGTGCGCCGCGAGGGCCAGGACGCGATGTACCGCAGCCTGGAACTGCGCAAGCAGTGCTGCGGCATCCGCAAGATGGAGCCGCTGGCGCGCGCGCTGGCCGGCAAGAGCGCCTGGATCACCGGCCTGCGCCGCGAACAGTCGAACGCGCGCGCCGACGTGCCCGCCATCGACACGTCCGAGGTCGAGACCAAGGGCCTGACCAAATACAACCCGCTGGCCGACTGGACCTGGGGCGACGTCTGGCACTACATCGCCACCAACGATGTGGACTACAACCCGCTGCACGACCAGTTCTACCCCTCGGTCGGCTGCGCGCCCTGTACCCGGGCCATCAGCCTGGGCGAGGACTTCCGCGCCGGCCGCTGGTGGTGGGAGGACGAGGCCGCCAAGGAATGCGGCCTGCACGTCAAGGCCGCCTGA
- a CDS encoding DUF934 domain-containing protein, which produces MKILTSHEHQPPLEGDTRQVALANDADALALPLEGVERIDLHFPQFTDGRAFSQAYLLRRRRGFTGELRATGDVLIDQLVQMQRTGFSSAVLRADVDASAAQRQFERFSRYYQADAVQTAPIFARQEA; this is translated from the coding sequence ATGAAAATCCTGACTTCCCACGAACACCAGCCCCCGCTTGAGGGCGACACGCGCCAGGTGGCGCTGGCCAACGACGCCGACGCGCTGGCGCTGCCGCTCGAAGGCGTGGAGCGCATCGACCTGCACTTTCCGCAGTTCACCGACGGCCGCGCCTTCAGCCAGGCCTACCTGCTGCGCCGCCGCCGCGGCTTCACCGGCGAGCTGCGCGCCACGGGCGACGTGCTGATCGACCAGCTGGTGCAGATGCAGCGCACGGGCTTTTCCAGCGCCGTGCTGCGCGCCGACGTCGACGCCTCGGCCGCGCAGCGCCAGTTCGAGCGCTTCTCGCGCTACTACCAGGCCGACGCGGTGCAGACCGCGCCGATCTTCGCGCGGCAGGAAGCCTGA
- a CDS encoding sulfate adenylyltransferase subunit 1 encodes MSTAFTSPDTASALRFITCGSVDDGKSTLIGRLLVDSKSVLQDQLAGVQRSGETDLALLTDGLSAEREQGITIDVAYRYFATPARKFIIGDAPGHEQYTRNMVTAASSADAAVVLVDATKLDWRSPELALLPQTRRHSLLVHLLRVPSLVFAVNKLDAVEDPALAFAHIQAALERFARDAGIRVAATVPVSALKGWNVVTPHENWCGYSGPSLLQWLEGLPGTPADIALPVALPVQWVEKFSSSSDTSQGRRVFWGRLGAGQLQVGQSVQIFPSGQSAVVAQVLDHARRPTEVAAGHSAGVVLDREVDVSRGDWILAAPDAQPVADDDFDTPEPAPVGRRDLTATVAWMDDEPLVPGRLYWALHGHRWVKAKVRRVVHHLDIHTLAEEPAANLQANAIGVVELALQEALPLRAFNEARIQGALILVDTASHKTAAAALAH; translated from the coding sequence ATGAGCACCGCATTCACCTCCCCCGACACCGCCTCGGCGCTGCGCTTCATCACCTGCGGCAGCGTCGATGACGGCAAGAGCACCCTGATCGGCCGCCTGCTGGTGGACAGCAAGTCGGTGCTGCAGGACCAGCTCGCCGGCGTGCAGCGCAGCGGCGAAACCGACCTGGCGCTGCTGACCGATGGCCTGTCCGCCGAGCGCGAGCAGGGCATCACCATCGACGTCGCCTACCGCTACTTCGCCACGCCCGCGCGCAAGTTCATCATCGGCGACGCGCCCGGCCACGAGCAGTACACGCGCAACATGGTCACGGCCGCGAGCAGCGCCGACGCCGCCGTGGTGCTGGTCGATGCCACCAAGCTCGACTGGCGCTCGCCCGAGCTCGCCCTGCTGCCGCAGACGCGCCGCCACAGCCTGCTGGTGCACCTGCTGCGCGTGCCCTCGCTGGTGTTTGCCGTGAACAAGCTCGATGCGGTGGAGGACCCGGCGCTGGCGTTTGCCCATATCCAGGCCGCGCTCGAGCGCTTCGCCAGGGACGCGGGCATCCGCGTGGCCGCCACGGTGCCGGTCTCGGCGCTCAAGGGCTGGAACGTGGTCACGCCGCATGAAAACTGGTGTGGCTACAGCGGCCCGAGCCTGCTGCAGTGGCTCGAAGGCCTGCCCGGCACGCCGGCAGACATCGCGCTGCCCGTGGCCCTGCCCGTGCAGTGGGTCGAGAAATTCTCCTCCTCGTCCGACACCTCCCAGGGCCGGCGCGTGTTCTGGGGACGCCTGGGCGCCGGCCAGCTGCAGGTCGGCCAGAGCGTGCAGATCTTCCCCAGCGGCCAGAGCGCCGTCGTCGCGCAGGTGCTGGACCACGCGCGCCGCCCCACCGAGGTGGCCGCGGGCCACAGCGCCGGCGTGGTGCTCGACCGCGAGGTTGATGTCTCGCGCGGCGACTGGATCCTCGCGGCACCGGACGCACAGCCGGTGGCCGACGATGATTTCGATACGCCCGAGCCCGCACCTGTGGGCCGCCGCGACCTGACGGCCACCGTCGCCTGGATGGACGACGAGCCACTGGTGCCCGGGCGCCTGTACTGGGCGCTGCACGGCCACCGCTGGGTCAAGGCCAAGGTGCGCCGCGTGGTGCACCACCTCGACATCCACACGCTGGCCGAGGAGCCCGCCGCCAACCTGCAAGCCAATGCCATTGGCGTGGTTGAATTGGCTCTGCAGGAAGCCCTGCCGCTGCGCGCCTTCAACGAGGCCCGCATCCAGGGCGCGCTGATCCTGGTCGACACCGCCAGCCACAAGACGGCCGCCGCCGCGCTGGCCCATTGA
- a CDS encoding NAD(P)/FAD-dependent oxidoreductase produces the protein MTDSAAPIPLDTDAVVIGAGPAGLFQAFQLGLQGLRPHIVDALPHAGGQCAELYGDKPIYDVPGIPVCTGRELVGLLLEQLAPIGVQWHLGTQVQSLETLADGRFLLGTTAGTQLRARCVFIAAGVGAFVPRTLKIEGIKAHLGRQLHYHPADPEVPPGQRIVVHGGDEAAVAAAVHCADAHPAAAVTLLHRRDVFQAEPGLLARLQALRDAGRIEVVAAQINAIEEQDGRLAALQLTDPQGAPQRLALDQLWVYLGISPRLGPVADWGLAIERKQLLVDPASFATSQPGIYAVGDINSYPGKRRLILCAFHEATLAAFAAAELLAGDKVALQYTTTSARLHRILGVEHPGAS, from the coding sequence ATGACCGACAGCGCCGCCCCCATCCCCCTCGACACCGATGCCGTGGTGATCGGCGCCGGCCCGGCCGGCCTGTTCCAGGCCTTCCAGCTGGGCCTGCAGGGGCTGCGCCCGCACATCGTCGACGCCCTGCCCCACGCGGGCGGCCAGTGCGCCGAGCTCTATGGCGACAAGCCCATCTATGACGTGCCCGGCATTCCGGTCTGCACCGGCCGCGAGCTGGTAGGCCTGCTGCTCGAACAGCTCGCGCCCATCGGCGTGCAGTGGCACCTGGGCACCCAGGTGCAGTCGCTTGAAACCCTGGCCGACGGCCGCTTCCTGCTGGGAACCACGGCGGGAACGCAGCTGCGCGCGCGCTGCGTGTTCATTGCCGCGGGCGTGGGTGCATTCGTGCCGCGCACGCTGAAGATCGAGGGCATCAAGGCCCATCTGGGCCGGCAGCTGCACTACCATCCCGCCGATCCCGAAGTGCCGCCAGGCCAGCGCATCGTGGTGCATGGCGGCGACGAAGCCGCGGTGGCCGCCGCTGTGCACTGCGCCGATGCGCATCCTGCGGCCGCTGTCACGCTGCTGCACCGCCGCGATGTGTTCCAGGCAGAGCCCGGGCTGCTGGCACGGCTGCAGGCGCTGCGCGATGCCGGTCGCATCGAGGTGGTGGCCGCGCAGATCAATGCCATCGAGGAGCAAGACGGCCGGCTGGCCGCGCTGCAGCTCACCGATCCGCAGGGTGCGCCACAGCGCCTTGCGCTCGACCAGTTGTGGGTCTATCTGGGCATCTCGCCGCGCCTGGGCCCGGTGGCCGACTGGGGTTTGGCCATCGAGCGCAAGCAGCTGCTGGTCGATCCGGCATCCTTTGCCACCAGCCAGCCCGGCATCTACGCCGTGGGCGACATCAACAGCTACCCGGGCAAGCGCCGGCTTATCCTGTGCGCCTTCCATGAAGCCACGCTGGCGGCCTTTGCCGCGGCGGAGCTGCTGGCCGGCGACAAGGTGGCGCTGCAATACACCACGACCAGCGCGCGGCTGCACCGCATCCTGGGCGTCGAGCATCCCGGCGCCTCCTGA
- the asd gene encoding archaetidylserine decarboxylase (Phosphatidylserine decarboxylase is synthesized as a single chain precursor. Generation of the pyruvoyl active site from a Ser is coupled to cleavage of a Gly-Ser bond between the larger (beta) and smaller (alpha chains). It is an integral membrane protein.) yields MSDRLAVLPQYLLPKQALTVLMGRLASARAGALTTWVIKRFITHYKVDMTEAENPDPASYDTFNAFFTRSLRPDARKVAEASLVCPVDGAISQLGAIAGDQIFQAKGHHYSTRALVGGDAKLAAQFDNGHFATIYLSPSDYHRIHMPSDGQLREMIHVPGDLFSVNPVTARGVPGLFARNERVVCVFDSADGPFVMVLVGATIVGSMATVWHGQVNPPRSAEIRRWQYGQDGPRLRQGEEMGRFLLGSTVVLLYPKGPMLFNPLWQAGSSVRLGEALAERGERA; encoded by the coding sequence GTGTCTGATCGCCTTGCCGTGCTTCCCCAATATCTGCTGCCCAAGCAGGCCCTGACGGTTCTCATGGGCCGCCTGGCAAGCGCGCGTGCGGGCGCTTTGACCACCTGGGTGATCAAGCGTTTCATTACCCATTACAAGGTGGACATGACCGAGGCCGAGAATCCGGACCCGGCCAGCTACGACACCTTCAATGCGTTCTTCACGCGCAGCCTGCGGCCGGATGCGCGCAAGGTGGCCGAGGCTTCGCTGGTCTGCCCCGTCGACGGCGCGATCAGCCAGCTGGGCGCCATTGCCGGCGACCAGATCTTCCAGGCCAAGGGGCACCACTATTCGACCCGGGCGCTGGTGGGCGGCGATGCCAAGCTCGCGGCGCAGTTCGACAACGGCCACTTCGCCACCATCTACCTCAGCCCGAGCGATTACCACCGCATCCACATGCCCAGCGACGGCCAGCTGCGGGAGATGATCCACGTCCCGGGCGACCTGTTCTCGGTCAATCCGGTCACGGCGCGCGGCGTGCCCGGGCTGTTCGCGCGCAACGAGCGCGTGGTCTGCGTGTTCGATTCCGCGGACGGCCCGTTCGTGATGGTGCTGGTGGGCGCGACCATCGTCGGCAGCATGGCAACCGTGTGGCATGGGCAGGTCAATCCCCCGCGCAGCGCCGAGATCCGCCGCTGGCAGTATGGCCAGGACGGCCCGAGGCTGCGCCAGGGCGAGGAAATGGGGCGCTTCCTGCTGGGCTCCACCGTGGTGCTGCTCTACCCCAAGGGGCCCATGCTGTTCAATCCGCTGTGGCAGGCCGGCAGCTCGGTGCGCCTGGGCGAGGCGCTGGCCGAGCGCGGCGAGCGCGCCTGA
- the fdxA gene encoding ferredoxin FdxA, translating into MTHVVSENCIQCKYTDCVDVCPVDCFREGPNMLVIDPDECIDCAVCIPECPANAIFAEEDVPPDQLAFIKLNAELALAQGWKSITKRKAALPDADEFNGKPGKLAELLR; encoded by the coding sequence ATGACTCACGTCGTTTCCGAAAACTGCATCCAGTGCAAATACACCGACTGCGTGGACGTATGCCCCGTGGACTGCTTCCGCGAAGGCCCGAACATGCTGGTCATCGACCCGGATGAATGCATCGACTGCGCAGTTTGCATCCCCGAGTGCCCGGCCAACGCGATCTTTGCCGAAGAGGACGTTCCGCCCGATCAACTGGCCTTCATCAAGCTCAATGCCGAGCTGGCGCTGGCCCAGGGCTGGAAGAGCATCACCAAGCGCAAGGCTGCGCTGCCCGATGCCGACGAATTCAACGGCAAGCCCGGCAAGCTCGCCGAGCTGCTGCGTTAA
- the cysD gene encoding sulfate adenylyltransferase subunit CysD: MNASIAPQVLTQLSNHHLDALEEETIFILREVAATFERPALLFSGGKDSLVMLRCAEKAFGAGRLPYPLLMIDTGHNFPEVTDFRDLRAKELGAELIVRSVEDSMARGTVRLAHPGESRNVHQSVTLLEAIEEFRFDALIGGARRDEEKARAKERIFSHRDSFGQWQPKAQRPELWTLFNTRIAPGEHFRVFPISNWTELDVWQYIEREQIALPSIYYTHPREVVERRGLLVPVTLLTPPREGEEVVTRDVRFRTVGDITCTCPVESTAASAADIVIETLAADVSERGATRMDDKTSDASMEKRKKEGYF, encoded by the coding sequence ATGAACGCCTCCATTGCCCCCCAAGTGCTGACCCAGCTCAGCAACCACCATCTCGACGCGCTGGAAGAGGAAACCATCTTCATCCTGCGTGAAGTCGCCGCCACCTTCGAGCGCCCGGCGCTGCTGTTCTCGGGCGGCAAGGATTCGCTGGTCATGCTGCGCTGCGCCGAAAAGGCCTTTGGCGCGGGCCGCCTGCCCTATCCGCTGCTGATGATCGACACCGGCCACAACTTCCCCGAGGTCACCGACTTCCGCGACCTGCGCGCGAAGGAGCTCGGCGCCGAGCTGATCGTGCGCAGCGTCGAGGACTCGATGGCGCGCGGCACCGTGCGCCTGGCCCATCCCGGCGAATCGCGCAACGTGCACCAGTCGGTCACGCTGCTCGAGGCCATCGAGGAATTCCGCTTCGACGCGCTGATCGGCGGCGCGCGCCGCGACGAGGAAAAAGCCCGCGCCAAGGAGCGCATCTTCTCGCACCGCGACAGCTTCGGCCAGTGGCAGCCCAAGGCCCAGCGCCCGGAGCTGTGGACGCTGTTCAACACCCGCATTGCACCGGGCGAGCACTTCCGCGTGTTCCCCATCAGCAACTGGACCGAGCTGGACGTGTGGCAGTACATCGAGCGCGAGCAGATCGCCCTGCCCTCGATCTACTACACGCATCCGCGTGAGGTGGTCGAGCGCCGCGGCCTGCTGGTGCCCGTGACCCTTCTGACCCCCCCGCGCGAGGGCGAGGAAGTGGTGACGCGCGACGTGCGCTTTCGCACCGTGGGCGACATCACCTGCACCTGCCCCGTCGAGAGCACGGCCGCCAGCGCCGCCGACATCGTGATCGAAACCCTGGCCGCCGACGTCAGCGAACGCGGCGCCACGCGCATGGACGACAAGACCAGCGACGCGTCCATGGAAAAGCGCAAGAAGGAAGGTTATTTCTGA